The window TATTTGCCTATTTTGTTgttgattttgaatattttttcctatcAATGTATCTACCATGTGtagtgatttttatatatgatgTACGTTATATATAATGGTTTCTGAATAAACTCGAAGATTGTTTATAGTTAGTCTGTCTAGGTGTCatgttttagttaaaatatatcctCCTGCAAGTTGTTAAGCGTTAAAGAGACTTATGCGCGAATAGTGGCGCGAAAAAGATAGAGCGAGAGGTTAATGAAGAAAGAGAAATATATAGCGCAAACGAAGGCGGGACTCATCCATACTTGCATATTGTGTTTGCGCGCGAGTCTATATGGCgcattatttaattcattttcaatAAGTTAGGATTTATGCTGACCCATGTTAGCTGTTACGgcatattcaaaataattataaatataattaacatgGTTTGGTGTAAATGAAGTAAAAAATCCAAGAGTTCCTGAATCTTAACCTAGACATAATTTAGTAGGAATTAGTGGTTAGCGTATGGACTCGGCGAATCATATTAATGAAAACCTATAACACACCACCGATATACCATTATCGTGTTATGAAATTAGTGCTTAACATTGTCTATGGTAAACTAAGATCAAGTAAACTCTATGGATTCAGCCCAACACTAGTTCAGATATATAAATTGTCGGAAATTGTCGAGTTTGCCTGTGATATGCATCTACCGTAGGACACGCGATGGGAAAGACCACAAGCTAATGTATATTGGTCGCCTGGATAAGAATGCTTGAGTTTTGATTGAgattttattgtgaaataaaatattgtacaaattgtagtgtttaaattaaattccttatttttttaagaccCCCAGACCATACCAGGAAACacaaaacacgtagcacgttgtTTTCACTCGCGGACGGGACGGCAGTGTGGTTACGACTCTCCGTTTGCCCATCTTTCAGCTGTAAAGAGTTTATCTCTCAaccgcctcgtacgacatccacgcaGACAGACAttcatattttagaaatataaaaaaaaaacgtatacATATCCCCaccaataaacataatttatttaacgtaaatacacaataatatattaaactataaCTACATTtctgataataataagtacGTGATTCCATCGTAAACTAATACAGGTTATAATATTTCGTGGAATTTTCGAGatcagaaaaacaaaaagactTCACAATTATTTCTTATGTTTATACCTTTTTTAGAGGTGACACTATGTAGTGTACGATAAAACTTTTCTACTGAGGGACGATACACACAAAGTGGTCAGTTATCAAGAGCCATGTCCCATGGCTGTCGCGCTCCGTCATTTTTGACGTCCACCGACAAACAACGCGgaaattgtatggagtttcgacgtacatcaACACACGTCAAAATCTATAGGAAACAGCGAAGCAAGACATGACTCTATTACCCGACTTTTTCCGTGTTCCCACTAACACCGGGTGGTACTAGCGGGTTTCGTCCTCTTaaggtggttcgcagagcgtttcgaccgctgcgcctgcgcggtcattacaatcggtcaattttcttgaggaaggaatcatttccataaatgatcatttataaaataattgacattactaaagtacagagtaattaatgtaaagtgatatagtaaaactcattcttgtctttgttaaaatttgaaaaattgtaatgacagcgcgaccgcagctgTCGAAACGGTCAGTGAACCACCCTTGAGTACCTACCACCTTTATGTAAAGGTCTTATGAAAGAAGGATCGTTTGTCAAAGAGATTGTGCTCATAAGGTTGAAGCCAGCAGATTGTCTTATGCCTGCTCCACACTATCACCAAAgtgttcgccgaactttgcttagtttgtatgagtgctttgatttaacgcaatgaaaaatcagcaatatataccgaatccgccaaagtttggtgAATTGTGTGTAGTCTGCCTTAAACCCttttaaaagctttaaaattttgaaaatggtaCCTATCTATGGTGTGATATTGTTTTACCAATCTTTCAAATGCAAGTGGCATCCGccattgataataaattttatcgacAGTTTGTTGTTTAAATAACTTTGAATAAACAGAGACATctgttaagaaataaatattgtcataTATTTACGATAACTTTTTATAGTTATCTCCTAAACttgaaaaattaactttatttgttcATGTTTCTTTAGTTAAATGTTTAGAGAATGCGCCACGAAAAGTCGCACAGACACAGCGGCTCTTAACAACAGTTGCTATTGATAATTCCACATATTGCAAGGCACTTCTTTCTTTGCActcttatttaataacatttttgtatcttGCAAAATCTTGGggaatacaaattataaataaattagccCCGAGGTAGCGAATAAAATATCTAGACTAAGTACTATCTCCACAtccatttcatattaaataataccaacCTCCCAATAGTGTCCCCAAGTAGCTTCGATCGAGGAAATAGAACAGAGCAAAAGCTTACAAAGACCGTTTTATGTGAGCCAATGAATGCAAGATACTGAAGAAAATGAATCTGCCATCAAACACGGCGACGAAGCATCATACGAAACCGAAACAATGGTTTTCATACTCGAAAACGCCCAGGgatataggtaagtatgtaatttttgcGATGATTTTTTATAGGTTAATTGGCTATGGACTTAAAGGCTGGCTCTATTTAACCGCAGTGAACgtgttataaaaactatagCATTGGTGTGTTGTGTACTTAACAatgataataacaaattaaaatagaatatcaaTGAATTACCATAATAACAACAGATAAGCTCGAGCTTTGACTGatttagtaaaattacaaTCGCACTAGACTGCCTGTCTATAAAGagtaaaaaatgatttttgattttttattattactgcaATACTAAGGTtgtaaacacccagtgttgaaaaaaaaataaaatgaaatgaaatacccaataaaatgaatcgcaCCCTCAATGTTTTGCTCTACTCTGTCTAGAGTGAGATCTCAGTAAGTACTACTTTTTcggatatttttcaatattctttGTGCGTAAATTTACCATATAATCTGATTTGACATATAATCGCCATTTACATGCCAATGGCGATTATATGTCACCGTGGAAACTTTAGTTCATAATTTATCTCACGATATAAACTATCAAAAACTATGACATGAAACGGGTCGCCATTAGTTAATCCCGTAAAAAAGCGAGAGTTTAGAATATTGAACCAagattgtttttgtaattttactaattccaacaaaaaaactttaatataaaacaggtACAACTTGTACAGcacaaatgtacaaaaatagaTGTATACAATCAGCTGTTCGCCACGGAACTTCTAATAATATCTTGGGTAACTTTCATAACCTCTATAGCACCTTGCGAAATCAAATTTCCCGCCAAATTCACCCCGAGctcttcacatttttttatcacgtCTATGGgcatactaatattttcagTCAGGCCGCAAAAcagttctaaattcaaattctcaACTTTTCTATCTATGGTGTCTTCACAAGTTCTGACttctttatttgaaattttttgatTCAATTCTTCTATAGGGTTGACAGCGGCATCGGCTTTGAATTTTTTCGTCTCATTTTCTTCGACAGGACTATGTTTGTGTTTTGacgttttctttatttgatcAAATGTTTGTTCCAAAGTGTGGGCGATCTTGGTGGAGCCATCCATACTCCACACGGCCCCGGTTATggtcaatttaaatttcgtgTCAAAAGGCTTCAGTCGCGTCGAAATTCCAACCGGAGCACTACAGCCACCAcctgtacataaataatttaaaaacttaaaatatgattCGAAAAAAAAGGAATGGTTATGTATGACACATCGCATAAGGAACTAATCCGAATGCGTGTCAATCGTAGACAGGGACAATCGTAGACAAAACTtccatttcgctcatacaacATACCTACGaacgtattagaaatacattaGAAGAAACGAGACAGCGCTGACATCTTTCGATACAAAATTGTCGTAAAATCTCATGCTGACCACACAGTTCCTACCTAAGGTCTTAAGGAAGCTCCTCTCAGCCAGCACTCTGCAGTAAGTCTCGGTGTGGTTGAACGGCGCTAACATTTCCAATATTTCAGTGTTGCCAGAGCGGCACTCCACTGCTAGGGCGCCTTGACCGACTGCGTACAGCATTTCTGAACATGGTAACACCTGTCGGGAAAGTATAAAAGTGTATGTATGGTCTTGCGGTCATAGGACTTACTTTGCAATGACTATGGGTACAGTGATGCTGTGGAATGACATATCACTTACCTAAGGTATGCAAAACTTGccccgttattcataaaacaagataaaatgtaattataaagtGCGACAATGACAATAATTTAGCATAAATATGCTTTaccttatttatgaaaaaaaaaatattaaaaaaaaaattactatgaCATTACCTTCGAAACCCTCTCACTCCACCCCATCCGCTGCAGCCCCGCATTGGCCAACAGCAACGCTGAATATTCCCCGTCTTCAGCGTCCAGTTTCCTCAGCCTCGTGTTGAGGTTGCCTCTCACGTCGACCACTTTCAGGTGCGGATGTGAGCCGCGGAGCTGCGCCGTGCGGCGGAGCGATGACGTTCCTGTTATGAGGAATTGCTGTTTGTCTCTCTCATCAGTGTCGGTGTCTTTCGGAAGAAGTATGAAAGCGGATTCTGTGCgctccgctttcctacttttttcgAGCGAAACATCGTGACAACAcaggatttgaatgaaacttttttgttgtacAATTAGGTATGAAGCGGGTaaaacatatagggtatatattttacatagggtactttttatcccgaaattcccatgggagtgAAGCCCGAGACGCAGCTAgtgttatgtaattattatttcaatacttTATACTACTAAACttactaaacaaaaatatacataattcgTTGTCGGCAGTCGATCATGTCTGATGACTcagtcaaattataaaaaagtaaaataccaACCTATCACAGATCCCTCGGGCAATGTTGCAAGTGTATGTTCCTTGAATTCCGATCGTAACACCAAAGCGTCTCTTGGGTCTtctctacaaaaaaaaaaatacagccaGGTACAGTAAAAtacggaaaaaaatatacaatgttcTTATTCAACTTGGGGCGTATTACATTGTCAATATTATCACGATCCTGTGATAATATTGATAGTGTAAGCGGCAGTATCGTGATAATATCACAGTATTTTCAGAAATCCTACGATCCGCGATTCTCGGGGGGCGTGgcttcaatattatttaattttattaatccaGTCTTTTATCCaacgttttctttttttgccCCTAGATTTTAAAACGTATGCGAGAATTATCGCAGTAGCTGCCTTTTTGGTATTATCTATACTTAAATGCAAGTTAAACACTACTTCGCTCTAGTACTGATCGTGATATTATCGACAGTGTTATTACACTGTCGATAATATCACCCTACTTCAATACTTGCGATATCGCAATATTATCACGATCCTGGGATATTGACAATGAAATACGCCCCAACAAGTGTAATgtataatgacatttttgacacaagtttttaCTGTTGTCAGAGAGAACTTATtgcttattgcattcaatttatgacaaaaatcATGTTCATGCAGCACAACTGTTGAGGAGTTCGATCATCGGGGATGGAATCGTAAGGTCATACTTATTGACCGAACAAGTGAAGCAAGCGAGGTCTAAAATTCTTCTTGGggcaaaaacacatttttttttatgtatgtttgtaacgcctTGACTTTcaaaccgttggtccgattttgatgaaatttaaaaggtatgtaggatctgccaatagaatttttaagttcgtggggcaacaaaatcggttaagacgttttataaatatacacaattttgtgaataaaactaatttaaatttattttgtttgcgaGGTCTAAGTTAGTGGTGAAAAACtagtcataataatgcattgtcatccaaaataaatatgtatacgaAACTACAAatcaatcttcaaaattgtattacaaGATTCCACATGAATGTACTTACACACATtagtaagttaaataaaagctcgtaATAACAACATACCTTTCAAACACTGCACCGATAGCTAGACCTTCCGGCAACGAAGTGGGCAAGTCCTTAAGGGAATGTACTACGAAGTCTACAGTGTTGCCCCTCAAGGCGTCCTCCAAGTCCTTTGTGAATAGAGCCTTCTCTCCTATCTTAGGCAGTGAAACATTTAGTATCCTATCACCTAGAGTTGTCATGgttac of the Plodia interpunctella isolate USDA-ARS_2022_Savannah chromosome 26, ilPloInte3.2, whole genome shotgun sequence genome contains:
- the Hmbs gene encoding porphobilinogen deaminase codes for the protein MDNRGKKIINVGSRKSELALIQTNYVIDCLKKVYADKEFNIVTMTTLGDRILNVSLPKIGEKALFTKDLEDALRGNTVDFVVHSLKDLPTSLPEGLAIGAVFEREDPRDALVLRSEFKEHTLATLPEGSVIGTSSLRRTAQLRGSHPHLKVVDVRGNLNTRLRKLDAEDGEYSALLLANAGLQRMGWSERVSKVLPCSEMLYAVGQGALAVECRSGNTEILEMLAPFNHTETYCRVLAERSFLKTLGGGCSAPVGISTRLKPFDTKFKLTITGAVWSMDGSTKIAHTLEQTFDQIKKTSKHKHSPVEENETKKFKADAAVNPIEELNQKISNKEVRTCEDTIDRKVENLNLELFCGLTENISMPIDVIKKCEELGVNLAGNLISQGAIEVMKVTQDIIRSSVANS